CTCGCTCTACTTCTACTCGCGCGACACGGGCCGGCCCGTGAAGTTCACGCCGCCGTCCTTCGCGCTGCAGGACATCACAAAAATCCCGCGCTACAAGGACTTCTCCTCGGCCGAGCAGGGCTGCAAACTCTGGTGGGTCGAATACGGCGGGCGCATGGACACGGTGCACGACACCGAGGAGATCAAATGGGAGCTGTGGAAAGTCATCTACGGGGTCTGGAATTATATAAAAAATTCCGGCAAGTTTCCCGAGGCCGAGACCATGACGCTCGAATGGGTGGGAGCGCTCGCGGGCAAGCGCGAAAGCCGCCGCTTCGAGGGCGACCTGATGCTCGCGCAACGCGACCTCATCGAGCAAATCCCGCATCCCGACGACGTGTCTTTCGGCGGATGGGCCATCGACCTGCATCCCGCCGACGGCGTTTACAGCCCCATCGACGGCTGCACGCAATATCATGCCAAGGGCGTTTACGGCATCCCCTACCGCACGATGTATAGCCGCAATATCAAAAACCTCTTCCTGGCCGGGCGCATCATCAGCGCCTCGCACGTGGCCTACGGTTCGAGCCGCGTGATGGCGACGTGCGGGCACAACGCCGCCGCCGTCGGCCTCGCCGCGGCACTCTGCAAGAAATATAACAAACTCCCGCGCGACATCGCCGGCGCCGATTATATAAAAGAGTTGCAGCGCGAATTATTAAAACGCGGCCAATACATTCCCGGCGTCCCGCTGCGCGACCCCGCGGATCTCGTGCCCCAGGCCAGGCTCGCCGCCACCAGCGAACTGCAGCTCGCCGCCCTCGGGTCCAGCGGCCGCTACCGTCGCCTCAACGCATCCTGGGCGATGATGATCCCGGTGGCCGCCGGTCCCGCGCCGAAAGTGACGTATTTTGCCCGCGCCGAGGCCGACACCACGCTGCGCGTGGAGCTGCGCGTCAGTTCCAAGCTGCAAAACCACACGCCGGACACCCTCCTCGCCACCCGCGAAATCACTCTCAAAGCCGGCGGGATCGCGCCCGTCGAACTCGCCTTCGCCGCTCCGGACAATCCGCAATCCACAGTCCACATCCCGCATTCGCAATACGCCTTCTACATCGTGCACGCCAACCCCGCGGTGGAAGTGGCGCTCAGCGACCGGCGCGTGACCGGCATCCTCGCGCTCACGCACGAGGTGAACAAGGCGGTGGCCAAGTCGGCGGTGCAGACCCCGCCGGACGGGGTGGGGGTGGACACCTTCGAGTTCTGGCTGCCCCGGCGCCGTCCCGCAGGGGAGAACCTTGCGTGCAAGATCGATCCGCCCGTCGCGCTCTACGGCGCGCAAAACCTGGTCAACGGCCTGGCCCGCCCCGTGTCCGGGCCCAACGCGTGGGCCGCCGCCAGCGAGGACAGCGCGCCGGCGGTGACGCTGCGGTGGGCCGCACCGCAGACCGTCCGCCGCATCGTCCTCGCCTTCGACACCGACTACGACCACCCGATGGAATCGGTGCAGATGGGCCACCCGGAAAGCGACATGCCCTTCTGCGTATCCAGTTATAAAATACTGGATGCCTCCGGAAAAACCCTTGTCGAGGAAACCGGCAATTACCTGAGCCAGCGCGAGCATGTGCTCGCCGCGCCCGTGACCACGACCGCCCTGCGCGTCGAGCTCTCCCATCCTTCGCCGCACATCCCCGCCGCGCTCTTCGCCATCAGGGCCTACGCCGAATAGATCCCGGCCGCAAATCCGCACAACGCCGCCGGAGGAACATGACGCCATTCATAAAAGAAAACCGGCCGTGTTCCGAAGGTTGGTTTCGCGCGGCGGCGCGCCGTAGCGCAGGCATCCTGCCTGCCGTCTTCTTGGGCGGCGCGAAGCGCGCTGTTTTTTCATGTCCAGCCATGTATAGTATATTCCGATAAAAACCATCCGCCCAGTTTTTATATAATGAAAGAACATACCCCGGATAAACTCAGAAAACAGGTTGTCCTTCTTCTTGTCGCCGTCCTGCTGTCGCCGGTTCTGCCGGTCATTGCCGCCGCCGGTTCTCAGGCGCATTCCTCCTTCCGGCCCGGCGTGGTCTGGAACGATGAAAACGGCGCGCCCATCAACGCCCACGGCGGCGGCGTGATTTTTTCGCAGGACGACCGGCGCTATTACTGGTATGGCGAGCACAAGCTCCCGGGCCGTTCCGAGAAGCAACTCGCCGACGGCGGTGTGCATTGCTACTCGTCCGCCGATCTCCACCACTGGCGCGACGAGGGACTCGTGCTCCCCGTCGATCACGACAACCCGGGCGGCGACATCGCCGCCGGCTGCATCCTCGAGCGTCCCAAGGTCGTGTTCAACGAGCGCACGGGGACTTACGTGATGTTCTTCAAGCTCTATCCGCGCGGCACCGGCTACGACACGGGTTACGTGGGTGTCGCCACCGCGAAAAAACCATCCGGGCCTTTCACCTACCGGCACAAATTTCTCGGGGCCGGCTCGCCCAAGGGCTCGGGGGATTTCGCCATGTTCCGCGACGACGGCGGCACGGTC
This genomic stretch from Termitidicoccus mucosus harbors:
- a CDS encoding FAD-dependent oxidoreductase, whose translation is MLTNPPTNTLRPLKTVSLACDLVVGGGGLSGVCAAISAARAGLKVVLVQDRPVLGGNGSSEVRLWILGATSHMGNNNRWAREGGVIDEFMVENTHRNREGNPVFVDALLLEMVAREPNITLLLNTVIHDLEKSDADTIRSLRAFNPQNSTEYAIAAPLFCDATGDGLIGFLAGAAFRMGAESRAEFGEGMAPGDEFGELLGHSLYFYSRDTGRPVKFTPPSFALQDITKIPRYKDFSSAEQGCKLWWVEYGGRMDTVHDTEEIKWELWKVIYGVWNYIKNSGKFPEAETMTLEWVGALAGKRESRRFEGDLMLAQRDLIEQIPHPDDVSFGGWAIDLHPADGVYSPIDGCTQYHAKGVYGIPYRTMYSRNIKNLFLAGRIISASHVAYGSSRVMATCGHNAAAVGLAAALCKKYNKLPRDIAGADYIKELQRELLKRGQYIPGVPLRDPADLVPQARLAATSELQLAALGSSGRYRRLNASWAMMIPVAAGPAPKVTYFARAEADTTLRVELRVSSKLQNHTPDTLLATREITLKAGGIAPVELAFAAPDNPQSTVHIPHSQYAFYIVHANPAVEVALSDRRVTGILALTHEVNKAVAKSAVQTPPDGVGVDTFEFWLPRRRPAGENLACKIDPPVALYGAQNLVNGLARPVSGPNAWAAASEDSAPAVTLRWAAPQTVRRIVLAFDTDYDHPMESVQMGHPESDMPFCVSSYKILDASGKTLVEETGNYLSQREHVLAAPVTTTALRVELSHPSPHIPAALFAIRAYAE
- a CDS encoding family 43 glycosylhydrolase; this encodes MKEHTPDKLRKQVVLLLVAVLLSPVLPVIAAAGSQAHSSFRPGVVWNDENGAPINAHGGGVIFSQDDRRYYWYGEHKLPGRSEKQLADGGVHCYSSADLHHWRDEGLVLPVDHDNPGGDIAAGCILERPKVVFNERTGTYVMFFKLYPRGTGYDTGYVGVATAKKPSGPFTYRHKFLGAGSPKGSGDFAMFRDDGGTVWHFTVRKPDKAFVAGRLRDDYLYPAGDYRVLTEIPAHTEAPAMVRAPDGTHYMLGSGSSGWLPNAARSFSAPAPSGPFTDLGNPCVGVNPRNRLGPEKTFGGQVSFIIPVEGKPGACIAMFDIWKPEMPVEGLYAWLPLTFENGRPVVRWHDEWDMSIFDRPRS